The proteins below are encoded in one region of Pseudomonadota bacterium:
- a CDS encoding type II toxin-antitoxin system VapC family toxin: MKKYIVDASVILKWVLEKEKEPDHDKATGLLHAWVSGAVRIAAPGLWTYEVANILGRALPDEAGQKMKLLLDLQINVVDCSEQMIRQCFAWMKEHQVTFYDAVYLAAAYEIDAALLTSDDKFREKMRNNERICLLKDLDK; encoded by the coding sequence ATGAAAAAATACATCGTAGACGCCTCCGTTATTCTGAAATGGGTCTTGGAAAAAGAAAAGGAACCGGATCATGATAAAGCAACCGGCCTGTTACACGCCTGGGTGAGCGGCGCAGTCAGGATTGCAGCGCCTGGTTTATGGACTTATGAAGTCGCAAATATTCTGGGCAGAGCGTTACCCGACGAGGCGGGCCAAAAGATGAAGCTGCTCCTCGATCTTCAAATCAACGTGGTTGACTGTTCTGAGCAGATGATCCGTCAGTGCTTTGCCTGGATGAAAGAACACCAAGTAACCTTTTATGACGCGGTATATTTGGCCGCCGCCTATGAAATTGACGCCGCTTTGTTGACCAGTGACGACAAGTTCCGCGAAAAGATGAGGAACAACGAACGGATATGCCTTCTGAAAGATCTTGATAAATAG